The Geothrix sp. genome window below encodes:
- a CDS encoding ABC transporter substrate-binding protein, whose protein sequence is MLKKTFFVSLLTAAFGLQAAGGDTVKIALTGPFSGGSAPMGTSARDGSKLAIAEINAAGGIQVGGKKMKIEIIERDDEAKNERGALIAQELAAMSDLTGVIGTVNTGVCMAGDKHLQEKGITKIICPAAGSASMTQWSKAGVKDCSIFRFAAHDGIQAAMVVEEAINRKFTKVAVVYDSTNYGVSGRDDMLDQIKKQGNKLTVVAQEKFNIGDKDMTAQLLRAKSAGAQAILIWGIGPELAAISNGQAKIGMKAPLIGGWTLSMSNYIDNAGKNGNGTLMPQTFIEEPITPKAKSFIDGYHKTFKVGRIPSPVAAAQGYDAVYLMAAAVKQAGSTDTRKVKEALEDLKEPVVGVIATWNHPYTKWDPADVTTHEAFRREQTVMGMVKDGRVVFGNEADRERLRKSAMTATPAKVKGKAKTK, encoded by the coding sequence ATGCTGAAGAAGACCTTCTTCGTCTCACTTTTGACCGCCGCCTTCGGCCTGCAGGCTGCGGGTGGAGACACCGTCAAGATCGCCCTCACCGGCCCCTTCAGCGGGGGCTCGGCGCCCATGGGCACCTCTGCGCGGGACGGCTCCAAGCTCGCCATCGCCGAGATCAATGCCGCCGGAGGCATCCAGGTGGGCGGCAAGAAGATGAAGATCGAGATCATCGAGCGCGACGACGAGGCCAAGAACGAGCGGGGCGCCCTCATCGCCCAGGAACTGGCCGCCATGAGCGACCTGACGGGCGTCATCGGCACCGTGAACACCGGCGTCTGCATGGCGGGTGACAAGCACCTCCAGGAGAAGGGCATCACCAAGATCATCTGCCCCGCAGCCGGATCGGCCTCCATGACCCAGTGGAGCAAGGCCGGCGTGAAGGACTGCTCCATCTTCCGCTTCGCCGCCCACGACGGCATCCAGGCGGCCATGGTCGTGGAGGAGGCCATCAACCGCAAGTTCACCAAGGTGGCCGTGGTCTACGACTCCACCAACTACGGCGTGTCCGGCCGCGACGACATGCTGGACCAGATCAAGAAGCAGGGCAACAAGCTCACCGTGGTGGCCCAGGAGAAGTTCAACATCGGCGACAAGGACATGACCGCCCAGCTGCTGCGGGCGAAGTCCGCGGGCGCCCAGGCCATTCTCATCTGGGGCATCGGACCTGAGCTGGCGGCCATTTCCAACGGCCAGGCCAAGATCGGCATGAAGGCCCCCCTCATCGGCGGCTGGACGCTCTCCATGTCCAACTACATCGACAACGCCGGCAAGAACGGCAACGGCACGCTGATGCCGCAGACCTTCATCGAGGAGCCCATCACCCCCAAGGCGAAGAGCTTCATCGACGGCTACCACAAGACCTTCAAGGTGGGCCGCATCCCCTCGCCCGTGGCCGCCGCCCAGGGCTATGACGCCGTCTACCTCATGGCCGCCGCCGTCAAGCAGGCCGGCTCCACCGACACCCGCAAGGTCAAGGAGGCCCTGGAGGATCTGAAGGAGCCCGTGGTGGGCGTCATCGCCACCTGGAACCACCCCTACACCAAGTGGGATCCTGCGGATGTGACCACCCACGAGGCCTTCCGCCGTGAACAGACCGTCATGGGCATGGTGAAGGATGGCCGCGTGGTCTTCGGCAACGAGGCCGACCGCGAGCGCCTTCGCAAGTCCGCCATGACGGCCACGCCCGCCAAGGTCAAAGGCAAGGCCAAGACCAAGTAG
- a CDS encoding branched-chain amino acid ABC transporter permease, with translation MNAQIIGQMAVSGALMGLVYALIAYGFQLTYATSKSINFGQGELVMVSAFFSLTLTNLGLPYWLMIPGGLLFGAVLGLVVERAGVRLALEQKSEGWILLSIIIGLFFFSAAENIWGRDDRPFPTPISADPIHVLGVDVTRLELSVAVGVLAIMGAIELFKRRTLLGKAFEAVSADRDAAELMGISATRTVMLSYGLSGAVAALAGILVSPITTVGPTMASALILKAFSVAVVAGLDSGFGVVLIGMFLGALESLASFYLGSGWREAPGLVLLILALAVRPTGVFGKATIRKV, from the coding sequence ATGAATGCCCAGATCATCGGACAGATGGCCGTGAGCGGCGCCCTGATGGGCCTGGTCTACGCGCTCATCGCCTACGGCTTCCAGCTCACCTACGCCACCAGCAAGAGCATCAACTTCGGCCAGGGCGAGCTGGTGATGGTGTCGGCCTTCTTCAGCCTCACCCTCACGAACCTCGGTCTGCCCTACTGGCTGATGATCCCCGGCGGCCTGCTCTTCGGCGCCGTGCTCGGCCTGGTGGTCGAGCGGGCCGGCGTGCGGCTCGCGCTCGAGCAGAAGAGCGAAGGCTGGATCCTACTCAGCATCATCATCGGCCTCTTCTTCTTCTCGGCGGCCGAGAACATCTGGGGCCGCGATGACCGGCCCTTCCCCACCCCCATCTCGGCGGATCCCATCCATGTGCTAGGCGTGGATGTCACGCGGCTGGAGCTGTCCGTGGCCGTGGGTGTGCTGGCCATCATGGGCGCCATCGAGCTCTTCAAGCGCCGCACCCTCCTGGGCAAGGCCTTCGAGGCCGTGTCCGCGGACCGCGACGCCGCCGAGCTGATGGGCATCTCCGCCACCCGAACGGTGATGCTCTCCTACGGACTGTCCGGCGCCGTGGCGGCCCTGGCGGGCATCCTCGTCTCCCCCATCACCACGGTGGGGCCGACCATGGCCTCGGCGCTGATCCTCAAGGCCTTCTCTGTGGCCGTGGTGGCCGGCCTGGATTCGGGCTTCGGCGTGGTCCTCATCGGCATGTTCCTGGGTGCGCTGGAAAGCCTGGCCAGCTTCTACCTGGGCAGCGGCTGGCGCGAGGCGCCCGGTCTCGTCCTGCTGATCCTCGCCCTGGCGGTGCGGCCCACGGGCGTGTTCGGCAAAGCCACCATCCGGAAGGTGTGA
- a CDS encoding branched-chain amino acid ABC transporter ATP-binding protein/permease — MKRILLLRGAELIVFALLATIPLLVVNPYALGLLTLLAIYGILLIGLDVTVGYLGQVNLAHVAFLGLGAYTAGLVVTKLGLGMAPALLAAMAVGLLLGGLLALPALRLEGPQFALATLSFAALSTTALNELESLTGGAQGLSLTRPPVLGHALTPPLFYWLCMALLAVVWMLMRNLLASQWGRAFEALRDSPIATDAMGVGTYRHKVAAFALGSGLGGLAGGLYAFNFQYLQPQSFVYDLMIILLLGVVLGGRKSLWGAFVGASVIVLLPNLLSNRLLFQVFSGLGFAMALAAGLRGLIKKTTRPFQALAPVAAMGLLVVGGFFVENTEDWRKAIFALMLFSVVVGLPEGLMGFLAIFLAKLFRVPHAPLPEPSDIEAILPPRPADGAPLLVLEDLRRHFGGVKAVDGLSMAIKSGSIHGLIGPNGSGKSTVVNVISGLYTPSAGRILLRGTALPSGSLFRVSKSGVARTFQNLQLFAELTALENVMVALRGVYRSPLPLVLLGLARGEERQAQADALCLLDRVGLKDQALTRAKDLTYGAQRFLEVARALARKPDLLILDEPAAGLAHPDVVQLIEIIKRIHKRGISILLIEHHMDVVSELCDTVTVLDGGRVIAEGTPDEVKRHPKVVEAYLGQPPQPETDTDTAAGAEPLPA, encoded by the coding sequence ATGAAGCGCATCCTCCTCCTCCGCGGCGCCGAGCTCATCGTCTTCGCCCTGCTGGCCACCATCCCCCTGCTGGTGGTGAACCCCTACGCCCTGGGCCTCCTCACCCTGCTGGCCATCTACGGCATCCTGCTCATCGGCCTCGATGTGACCGTGGGCTACCTCGGCCAGGTGAACCTCGCCCATGTGGCCTTTCTGGGCCTGGGCGCCTACACCGCCGGGCTCGTCGTCACCAAGCTGGGCCTCGGCATGGCGCCGGCGCTGCTGGCCGCCATGGCCGTGGGGCTGCTCCTGGGCGGCCTGCTGGCCCTGCCGGCCCTGCGCCTGGAAGGCCCCCAGTTCGCCCTGGCCACCCTCAGCTTCGCGGCCCTCAGCACCACGGCGCTCAACGAGCTGGAAAGCCTTACGGGCGGCGCCCAGGGCCTGAGCCTGACTCGCCCTCCCGTTTTGGGCCACGCCCTCACGCCCCCCCTCTTCTACTGGCTCTGCATGGCCCTGCTGGCCGTGGTGTGGATGCTCATGCGCAACCTGCTGGCTTCGCAGTGGGGCCGGGCCTTCGAGGCCCTGCGTGACAGCCCCATCGCCACCGATGCCATGGGGGTGGGCACCTACCGCCACAAGGTGGCGGCCTTTGCCCTGGGGTCGGGCCTGGGCGGCCTGGCGGGCGGGCTCTACGCCTTCAACTTCCAGTACCTCCAGCCCCAGAGCTTCGTCTACGACCTGATGATCATCCTGCTGCTGGGCGTGGTCTTGGGTGGCCGCAAGAGCCTCTGGGGCGCCTTCGTGGGCGCCTCCGTCATCGTCCTGCTGCCCAACCTGCTCTCCAACCGCCTGCTCTTCCAGGTGTTCTCGGGCCTGGGCTTTGCCATGGCCCTGGCGGCGGGCCTGCGGGGCCTCATCAAGAAGACCACGCGTCCCTTCCAGGCCCTGGCCCCCGTGGCGGCCATGGGGTTGCTTGTGGTGGGCGGGTTCTTCGTGGAGAACACCGAGGACTGGCGCAAGGCCATCTTCGCGCTGATGCTCTTCTCCGTGGTGGTGGGCCTGCCCGAAGGTCTCATGGGCTTTCTCGCCATCTTCCTGGCGAAGCTCTTCCGGGTTCCCCACGCCCCCCTGCCCGAGCCTTCGGACATCGAGGCCATCCTGCCGCCCCGCCCGGCCGATGGCGCACCCTTGCTGGTGCTGGAAGACCTCCGGCGCCACTTCGGCGGCGTGAAGGCCGTGGATGGCCTCTCCATGGCCATCAAGTCCGGCAGCATCCACGGCCTCATCGGACCCAACGGCTCCGGCAAGAGCACCGTGGTCAATGTCATCTCCGGGCTCTACACGCCCAGTGCAGGTCGCATCCTGCTTCGCGGGACGGCGCTGCCCTCGGGCAGCCTCTTCCGGGTATCGAAGTCCGGCGTCGCCCGGACCTTCCAGAATCTCCAGCTCTTCGCGGAGCTGACCGCCCTCGAAAATGTCATGGTGGCGCTCCGGGGGGTGTACCGCAGCCCCCTGCCCCTGGTGCTGCTGGGGCTCGCCCGGGGCGAGGAGCGGCAAGCCCAGGCCGATGCCCTCTGCCTCCTGGACCGGGTCGGCCTGAAAGATCAAGCCCTCACCCGGGCCAAGGACCTGACCTACGGCGCCCAGCGTTTCCTGGAGGTGGCCCGGGCCCTGGCGCGCAAGCCGGACCTGCTCATCCTGGACGAACCCGCCGCGGGCCTGGCCCATCCCGATGTGGTCCAGCTGATCGAGATCATCAAGCGGATCCACAAGCGCGGCATCAGCATCCTCCTCATCGAGCACCACATGGATGTCGTGAGCGAGCTCTGCGACACCGTGACCGTGCTCGACGGCGGCCGGGTCATCGCCGAGGGCACGCCCGACGAGGTGAAGCGCCACCCGAAGGTGGTGGAGGCCTACCTGGGCCAGCCCCCGCAACCCGAGACCGACACTGACACTGCGGCCGGCGCCGAGCCGCTGCCCGCCTGA
- a CDS encoding ABC transporter ATP-binding protein gives MLQVEDLHAGYGASEVLTGATLSVKKGTLVALIGANGAGKTTTMRTISGGLKPGRGRVVLDGQEVQGLDASRIARLGLAHAPEGRKVFGPLSVEDNLLLGAYSRLPRFFGYRARARGDLDRVYDLFPRLRDRTRQAAGTLSGGEQQMLAIGRALMARPKVMLLDEPSMGLAPVIVQEVFRTIRRLKEEGITLLLVEQFAKSALEVADYAYVMERGRIVVEGTPDELSRNERVIAAYLG, from the coding sequence ATGCTGCAAGTGGAAGATCTCCATGCGGGCTACGGCGCCAGCGAAGTGCTGACGGGGGCCACGCTCTCGGTGAAAAAGGGCACCCTCGTGGCGCTCATCGGCGCCAACGGCGCGGGCAAGACCACCACCATGCGCACCATCTCCGGGGGCCTCAAGCCGGGCCGGGGCCGCGTGGTGCTCGACGGCCAGGAGGTGCAGGGCCTGGATGCCTCCCGCATCGCCCGCCTGGGCCTCGCCCACGCCCCCGAGGGCCGGAAGGTCTTCGGCCCGCTCTCCGTGGAGGACAACCTCCTCCTGGGCGCCTACAGCCGCCTGCCGCGGTTCTTCGGCTACCGGGCCAGGGCCCGAGGCGATCTGGATCGCGTCTACGACCTGTTCCCCCGGCTGCGGGACCGGACGCGGCAGGCCGCCGGCACCCTCTCCGGTGGGGAACAGCAGATGCTGGCCATCGGCCGCGCCCTCATGGCCCGTCCCAAGGTGATGCTGCTGGATGAGCCCTCCATGGGCCTCGCACCGGTCATCGTTCAGGAAGTCTTCCGCACCATCCGCCGCCTCAAGGAAGAGGGCATCACCCTCCTCCTCGTGGAGCAGTTCGCCAAGAGCGCCCTCGAGGTCGCCGACTACGCCTATGTCATGGAACGCGGGCGCATCGTCGTCGAGGGCACCCCGGATGAGCTGAGCCGGAACGAGCGCGTGATCGCGGCCTACCTCGGCTGA
- a CDS encoding terminase family protein, with amino-acid sequence MRLRSNKTSKNPQKGQNGLQAGITLTPAQAKIFQSSARFRVVVAGRRFGKTHVALTYLLKMACDPASKGLVLWYVSPTYRQSKQIAWRLLKNLLPVGWELRTDETDLSIELQNGCVIALRGADNPDSLRGVGLDAVVLDEFQDTGMEAWNEVIRPALADRQGSALFMGTPKGFNCLYDLWNAAQARDNWEAWQFTTADGGRVPLEELEAARAEMDERTFKQEFLASFECLGGLVYQNFDRKVNVRADLADTNGTLLVGCDFNIAPMSAVIGVRAGDQFHILDELEINNGNTQLMADELLRRYPKRRIHAYPDPSGNARKTSAPVGQTDFSLLRAAGFQVIAPDKAPMVVDRVNCVNAAFKNAAGDSKLFIHPRCRSLIRCLEGLTYKEGTNVPDKGLGLDHLVDALGYATWDQLPLIRRVAAFHPLNF; translated from the coding sequence ATGCGACTGAGATCCAACAAGACTAGTAAGAATCCGCAAAAGGGTCAGAACGGATTACAAGCGGGAATCACACTAACCCCGGCTCAAGCGAAAATCTTCCAGTCTTCGGCTCGATTCAGGGTGGTGGTGGCGGGGAGGCGGTTTGGGAAGACTCATGTCGCTCTGACCTACCTCCTCAAGATGGCCTGCGATCCAGCATCCAAGGGCCTTGTGCTCTGGTATGTTTCGCCCACCTATCGCCAGTCAAAACAGATCGCGTGGCGGCTCTTGAAGAACCTTTTGCCTGTGGGGTGGGAACTCCGCACCGATGAAACCGACCTGTCCATTGAGTTGCAGAACGGCTGTGTCATTGCTTTGCGGGGTGCCGACAATCCAGACTCCCTCCGCGGCGTGGGGTTGGATGCCGTGGTCCTAGACGAGTTTCAGGACACGGGCATGGAGGCTTGGAACGAGGTCATCAGACCCGCTCTAGCGGACCGCCAAGGTTCCGCCTTGTTCATGGGCACACCCAAGGGTTTCAACTGCCTCTACGACCTCTGGAACGCAGCGCAGGCCCGGGACAATTGGGAGGCCTGGCAGTTCACCACCGCGGACGGGGGCAGGGTGCCCCTAGAAGAGCTGGAAGCGGCTCGGGCGGAGATGGATGAGCGGACCTTCAAGCAAGAGTTCCTAGCCTCGTTTGAGTGCCTTGGTGGGCTCGTCTATCAGAACTTCGACCGCAAGGTCAATGTGAGGGCGGACCTGGCGGACACAAACGGGACGCTTCTAGTGGGCTGCGACTTCAACATCGCCCCAATGTCTGCCGTGATCGGCGTGAGGGCAGGGGATCAATTCCACATCCTGGACGAACTGGAGATCAACAACGGCAACACTCAGCTAATGGCCGACGAACTGCTGAGGCGCTACCCCAAGCGACGAATCCATGCCTACCCCGACCCAAGCGGGAACGCGCGGAAGACGAGTGCTCCGGTAGGTCAGACCGACTTCAGCCTACTTAGGGCCGCGGGATTTCAGGTGATCGCACCTGACAAGGCCCCCATGGTGGTGGATCGGGTGAACTGTGTGAATGCAGCATTCAAGAACGCCGCGGGGGACTCAAAGTTGTTCATCCACCCCCGCTGTCGTTCACTGATTCGATGCCTTGAAGGCCTGACCTACAAAGAGGGAACGAATGTTCCTGACAAGGGCCTTGGGCTTGACCATTTGGTGGACGCGCTGGGCTACGCAACCTGGGATCAATTGCCCCTGATTCGCCGGGTGGCCGCATTCCACCCCCTGAATTTCTAG
- a CDS encoding helix-turn-helix domain-containing protein → MSAILDHLMERMRAEFVAAMPGEEDRAPILAILAFTVSRETLAGHRVPPMDQKIRPNNRARILELLKQGVRPAMVARRVGCHRGTVYKLRSKQAA, encoded by the coding sequence ATGAGTGCGATTCTCGATCACCTGATGGAACGCATGCGGGCCGAATTCGTGGCGGCAATGCCCGGTGAAGAGGATCGGGCACCCATTCTTGCGATTCTGGCCTTTACCGTGTCCCGTGAAACGCTGGCCGGGCATCGTGTCCCGCCTATGGATCAGAAGATCCGCCCGAACAACCGGGCACGGATTCTGGAGCTGCTGAAACAAGGGGTTCGCCCAGCCATGGTCGCCCGCCGGGTGGGGTGCCACCGGGGAACGGTTTACAAACTGCGATCTAAACAGGCCGCTTAA